The following proteins come from a genomic window of Edaphobacter sp. 4G125:
- a CDS encoding lactonase family protein, with protein MQERKGWSRREFVQWMGYSSFGTAGLCSSLSATTISGKKASFAYVSSLEGSDEGIHVYAVHQGRWEKLQMLKSERPVALVLAPNRKTLYAVNEVDQYRGLPVGTVEAFAIHPDGRLKLLNRQRLALSAIHPRHAAVTPDGRSLVVAVQGGGAYNVLGIEEDGRLGHISGLWKETGVERAGESLVARPQMVAFDQTGRILSVDGGTDRLNIFGRGETSLTTHERANLSVGCGASQVEAHPAGSHLYVIQSSGISCHGYDTASGKVSQPVQNLSFPAATEGPSTMAVHPSGNFLYACQQRNGVAAWSVSKMTGRLRSIGTQAVELGELDAIHVAPDGRSLIALNADRGQAAEIQIDATTGRLKESRIVARVNSPKSLAVLYS; from the coding sequence ATGCAGGAACGTAAGGGATGGAGCCGCAGGGAGTTTGTCCAGTGGATGGGGTATTCCTCATTCGGTACAGCGGGGCTGTGCTCTTCCCTATCTGCTACGACAATCTCAGGCAAGAAGGCTTCTTTCGCCTATGTGAGCTCCCTGGAAGGAAGCGATGAGGGCATCCATGTCTATGCGGTTCATCAAGGACGGTGGGAGAAGCTCCAGATGTTAAAGAGCGAGCGCCCCGTGGCCCTGGTGCTTGCTCCGAATCGAAAGACGCTTTATGCCGTGAACGAGGTGGACCAGTACCGTGGACTTCCGGTTGGAACAGTGGAGGCTTTTGCGATCCACCCGGATGGTAGGCTGAAACTCCTGAATCGCCAGAGACTCGCGCTTTCGGCGATCCATCCGAGGCACGCTGCCGTTACTCCAGATGGACGTAGTCTTGTTGTTGCCGTTCAGGGCGGTGGAGCCTACAACGTATTAGGAATCGAAGAAGACGGGCGGCTGGGACACATCTCCGGACTATGGAAAGAGACTGGGGTAGAACGCGCAGGTGAAAGCCTTGTTGCCCGCCCCCAGATGGTGGCATTTGATCAGACAGGCCGCATACTGAGTGTCGACGGCGGAACGGACCGTTTGAACATCTTTGGCCGCGGCGAAACCAGTCTGACGACACATGAAAGGGCCAACCTGTCCGTGGGATGCGGAGCCTCACAAGTGGAAGCGCACCCGGCGGGAAGCCACCTCTACGTGATACAGAGCAGCGGAATCTCGTGCCATGGCTATGACACAGCGTCAGGGAAAGTATCGCAACCCGTGCAGAACCTTTCGTTCCCTGCTGCCACAGAAGGCCCTTCGACGATGGCAGTACACCCTTCCGGGAACTTTCTCTATGCATGTCAGCAGCGCAATGGGGTGGCCGCGTGGAGCGTGAGTAAGATGACTGGTCGGCTGCGCTCGATAGGAACGCAGGCTGTGGAGCTGGGCGAGCTGGATGCTATTCATGTTGCTCCGGACGGCAGAAGCCTGATTGCGCTGAACGCCGATCGCGGACAGGCAGCGGAGATTCAGATTGACGCCACCACGGGCAGATTGAAGGAGAGCAGGATTGTGGCGCGGGTGAACTCTCCGAAGAGCCTCGCGGTACTCTACAGTTAG